The sequence TGAAAACAGCTAAGGGGAAATTCATTGCTATTTTCGACGCCGACTTCATTCCCAAAAAAGATTTTCTTAAAAACACTCTCCGGTATTTCTACGATGATAAAGTTGGGATGGTGCAAACAAGATGGGAACACCTCAACGAAGACTATTCGCTTCTTACCCGTATACAGGCTTTGGCTCTCGACGGTCATTTCGTAATAGAGCAAACGGTGCGAAACAAAGCCGGATTTTTTATCAATTTCAACGGAACGGGCGGAGTCTGGCGCAAAGACTGTATTGAAGATGCAGGCAACTGGGAAGGCGATACCCTGACCGAGGACCTCGACCTAAGTTACAGGGCTCAGTTAAAAGGCTGGAAATTTATTTATCTGAGAGATTTTACGACCCCGGCGGAATTACCCGCCGAAATGAATGCGTTCAAAGCTCAACAATTCCGATGGACAAAAGGAGCTGTCGAAACGGCTAAAAAAATTCTGCCGCTTGTATGGAAATCCGACATTCCGCTGAGACTTAAACTTCATTCCACTTTTCATCTTACAAACAATATTGTCTTCCCTTTTATTTTGCTTGCGGGTATTTTGAATGTGCCGCTGATTTTTATTAAAAACGCCGGACCTTACTGGAGCTTTTTTAACATAATGGCAATCTTTGTCATAGCGTTCATCGGTTCGTTTCTCTTTTACATGTTTGCTCAAAAAGACGTTTATTCCGACTGGCGCAAAAGGATTGTGTTGTTCCCGCTTTTTATGGCGGGTAGTATGGGGCTCGCTTTGAACAATACGCGAGCGGTCATGGAAGGATTGTTGAATCGTAAAAGCGAGTTTGTTAGAACGCCCAAATTCAAGGTCGTTACAAAAAACGACAATCCGATTAAAAACAAGTATTTTAAATCGACCCGTGTGCAGGCGTCGACTTACGTCGAGTTGATTTTAGCCGTTTATTGTTTGATAGGCGTCGTGGCGTCAATATATTTTATGGAAATTGCGGCCTTGCCGTTTCAGTTGATGTTCTTTACCGGTTTTGCGGGTGTGTCTTTAATGTCTCTGAGACAAGCGTACATAAAGAAACGTCAGTTAAACGATGGGTTATAATTGAACAAAAAAATTACAGAAGA comes from Melioribacter roseus P3M-2 and encodes:
- a CDS encoding cellulose synthase family protein; translation: MILDEIILYAYIFSLSILLFFGSYGFIMIYYHEKYKKKMHRAKDDLPLETVTVQLPIYNEMYVVDRLINAVCSMDYPKDKLEIQVLDDSTDETVEVVAKLVEEKRKEGFDIKHIRRESREGFKAGALKEGLKTAKGKFIAIFDADFIPKKDFLKNTLRYFYDDKVGMVQTRWEHLNEDYSLLTRIQALALDGHFVIEQTVRNKAGFFINFNGTGGVWRKDCIEDAGNWEGDTLTEDLDLSYRAQLKGWKFIYLRDFTTPAELPAEMNAFKAQQFRWTKGAVETAKKILPLVWKSDIPLRLKLHSTFHLTNNIVFPFILLAGILNVPLIFIKNAGPYWSFFNIMAIFVIAFIGSFLFYMFAQKDVYSDWRKRIVLFPLFMAGSMGLALNNTRAVMEGLLNRKSEFVRTPKFKVVTKNDNPIKNKYFKSTRVQASTYVELILAVYCLIGVVASIYFMEIAALPFQLMFFTGFAGVSLMSLRQAYIKKRQLNDGL